One genomic region from Natrinema sp. DC36 encodes:
- a CDS encoding ArsR family transcriptional regulator has protein sequence MSDTAPEGFEDPFAEQRRIRELLSQETRHLIIQLILGHPAHLVSLAELDYMIPKNEAAILDQLERLRETGILDVYVHEPNASTRNLPSKFWGPTERGVEILYEHNFLRGVPIARAVYEETNKSERVMRHEDAPRPDLPEAVTDALEFDEPESETPNAL, from the coding sequence ATGAGCGATACGGCTCCGGAGGGATTCGAGGATCCGTTTGCAGAGCAGCGACGAATACGTGAGCTGCTCTCGCAGGAGACTCGGCACCTCATCATCCAGTTAATCCTCGGCCATCCAGCTCACCTCGTGTCGCTGGCCGAACTTGACTACATGATCCCGAAGAACGAGGCCGCTATCCTCGACCAACTTGAGCGGCTTCGAGAGACAGGTATCCTTGACGTCTACGTTCATGAACCGAATGCGTCAACGCGGAATCTCCCCTCGAAATTCTGGGGACCGACTGAACGCGGTGTCGAGATCCTCTATGAACACAACTTCCTCCGGGGCGTCCCGATAGCACGCGCAGTCTATGAGGAGACGAACAAGTCTGAGCGGGTGATGCGTCACGAAGACGCTCCGCGACCAGATCTCCCTGAGGCCGTCACTGACGCCCTCGAGTTTGATGAACCCGAGTCCGAGACACCTAACGCTCTATAA